One part of the Novipirellula aureliae genome encodes these proteins:
- a CDS encoding DoxX family protein, which produces MLTWKNASQAKLEDYGKLLLRVTIAGLMLFHGIAKMIGGVGGIEGMLAAKGVPTLLAYGVYVGELVVPLLMLAGVFTRISSLVFAFNMLVAILLAHSADILSIGPHGGWAIELPMLYLLGSLVIALIGPGNYAVRQGKGWWL; this is translated from the coding sequence ATGCTCACTTGGAAAAACGCTTCGCAAGCGAAGCTTGAAGATTACGGAAAGCTTCTGCTGAGAGTCACGATCGCTGGCTTGATGCTCTTTCATGGAATCGCCAAGATGATTGGTGGGGTTGGCGGCATCGAGGGAATGTTGGCCGCCAAGGGGGTGCCGACGTTGTTGGCGTATGGAGTCTATGTGGGGGAGCTTGTCGTGCCACTGCTCATGCTGGCGGGCGTTTTTACAAGAATTTCCTCTTTGGTGTTTGCCTTCAATATGCTGGTCGCCATCTTGCTTGCCCACTCGGCGGACATCCTTAGCATCGGACCTCACGGTGGCTGGGCGATCGAGTTGCCGATGCTTTACCTGTTGGGTTCCCTCGTAATCGCATTGATCGGCCCTGGGAATTACGCCGTCCGACAAGGCAAGGGCTGGTGGTTGTAA
- a CDS encoding CDP-alcohol phosphatidyltransferase family protein yields MASVYDLKPKFQDLLRPMVRRLAAAGTTANQVTIAALLLSVATGVCIGVWPSKPWPLLLIPIALLVRMALNAIDGMLAREFNQKSRLGAVLNELGDVLSDITLYLPLALVPSVNATAIVIFVISSIVVEFVGVVAIQIDRPRQYAGPMGKSDRAFWVGLLAVLLAFQWIRPPVTSFYLSALIFLAGWTVINRAWRSLVSHPSATTNLELETRTDDPH; encoded by the coding sequence ATGGCTAGCGTCTACGATCTGAAACCGAAGTTCCAAGACCTGCTTCGTCCAATGGTTAGGAGGTTGGCGGCTGCAGGAACGACCGCGAACCAGGTAACAATCGCGGCTCTATTGTTGTCGGTCGCTACCGGTGTTTGCATCGGAGTTTGGCCGTCGAAACCGTGGCCGTTGCTGCTGATACCGATTGCTCTGCTAGTGCGGATGGCCCTCAATGCGATCGATGGAATGTTGGCTCGTGAGTTCAACCAGAAAAGCCGCCTGGGGGCCGTGCTCAACGAGCTCGGCGACGTCCTAAGCGACATCACCTTGTACCTGCCGCTCGCCTTAGTGCCTTCGGTAAACGCCACCGCGATCGTGATTTTTGTTATCAGTTCGATTGTGGTCGAGTTTGTGGGTGTGGTCGCCATTCAAATCGATCGGCCTCGCCAATACGCAGGGCCGATGGGGAAAAGCGATCGAGCGTTTTGGGTTGGCTTGCTCGCAGTGCTGTTGGCATTCCAGTGGATTCGCCCACCTGTAACAAGCTTTTACTTGAGTGCTCTCATCTTTTTGGCTGGTTGGACCGTCATTAACCGAGCTTGGCGGTCTCTAGTTTCTCATCCATCCGCCACAACGAACCTCGAACTGGAAACGAGAACTGATGACCCTCACTAA
- a CDS encoding lysophospholipid acyltransferase family protein: protein MNSVLRPLFFAIVVRPLMIILLGTNVRRHELLPDHGPALIVANHNSHLDVFALMNILGLRRLSSVRPVAAADYFMTRPLRRWFATRIVGIIPIDRNNVRRDRNSKHPLEPISEVLRQGGIVLLFPEGTRGEPERLEAFQAGVAHLARRHPEVPITPVFMHGLGKALPKGEAILVPFFCDVFIGQPLDSSLPKKAFMEQLCDRFDRLSKEQPPKEWI from the coding sequence ATGAACTCAGTTCTACGCCCCCTGTTTTTTGCAATTGTCGTTCGTCCATTGATGATCATCCTCTTAGGAACGAACGTTCGTCGGCATGAGTTACTACCTGATCATGGCCCCGCTTTGATTGTCGCGAATCACAACAGTCATTTGGACGTGTTTGCGCTCATGAACATTTTGGGATTAAGACGCTTGTCATCGGTGCGTCCGGTTGCAGCAGCGGACTATTTTATGACGCGTCCTCTCCGGCGTTGGTTTGCGACACGCATCGTTGGTATCATTCCAATTGATCGCAACAATGTTCGGCGTGATCGAAACAGCAAGCATCCGCTCGAACCGATTTCCGAAGTCCTGCGGCAAGGAGGCATTGTCTTGCTTTTCCCCGAAGGAACACGCGGAGAGCCAGAGCGATTGGAGGCATTTCAAGCTGGCGTCGCCCACCTTGCCCGACGGCATCCCGAGGTTCCCATCACCCCCGTTTTTATGCATGGACTCGGAAAAGCGTTGCCCAAAGGCGAGGCGATTCTCGTACCATTTTTCTGTGACGTATTCATCGGCCAACCGCTCGATTCTAGCTTGCCCAAAAAAGCGTTCATGGAACAATTGTGTGATCGGTTTGATCGTTTATCGAAGGAGCAACCGCCGAAAGAATGGATCTAG
- a CDS encoding bifunctional alpha/beta hydrolase/class I SAM-dependent methyltransferase, with protein sequence MTLTKDDAMTETDQAQPALPIPSRPSSRESIESSFVTSDGQTIFFRAWHPKTQSKNAVILFHRGHEHSGRWQDFVDTSKMEDCWFFAWDCRGHGRTAGERGAAESFSRIVRDADEFAKYLCRLYELDLANIAVVGQSVGAVLAAAWIHDYAPPIRAMVLATPAFRIKLYVPLAIPALRVLKKVRPKSFIQSYVRPSMLTHDERQADAYANDPLISPQIAVNILLDLHDTSTRLVDDAAAISTPTLMFVSGRDYVVRQDVQHRFFDRLSSTEKHIETLPKFYHSTFWEKDRAPIIQRTAAFLNERFESTNPKLGSNELSQGSKAKYASLQQPASLVRRVLFAAQRIGLTTAGRLSRGVKIGWESGFDSGQSLDHVYRNRAEGTTPLGRWVDRNYLNSIGWRGIRGRKVHMEELLDKAIAQVAEREGEITILDIAAGPGRYVIETIGRNKSLPIRAILCDRDRGGLEEGKALAKSLGLSDRIEFKQSDAFDPEAIKRAAGDSVVNIAIVSGLYELFPENAPIEQSLAGIASVLADEGFLLYTDQPWHPQQEMIARVLPNRDGDPWVMRCRSQFEMDALVREAGLERQELRIDKWGIFSVALATRTQVGNECVR encoded by the coding sequence ATGACCCTCACTAAAGACGATGCCATGACAGAAACCGATCAAGCACAACCCGCACTCCCCATTCCTTCTCGGCCAAGTTCGCGTGAATCAATCGAGTCATCGTTTGTCACCAGCGATGGGCAAACCATTTTTTTTCGAGCTTGGCATCCGAAAACGCAATCGAAAAATGCGGTAATTCTGTTTCATCGAGGCCACGAGCATTCCGGGCGTTGGCAAGACTTCGTCGATACGAGCAAAATGGAAGACTGCTGGTTCTTTGCATGGGACTGCAGAGGGCACGGGCGAACGGCAGGTGAGCGTGGGGCGGCGGAAAGCTTTTCGCGAATCGTCCGCGATGCGGATGAGTTTGCCAAATACCTTTGCCGTTTATATGAACTTGACTTGGCCAACATCGCCGTCGTTGGTCAAAGTGTCGGTGCCGTCTTGGCCGCAGCATGGATCCACGACTATGCACCGCCTATCCGAGCCATGGTTTTGGCGACTCCCGCATTCCGTATTAAATTGTATGTTCCACTTGCGATTCCCGCACTTCGGGTTTTGAAAAAAGTACGCCCAAAGAGCTTTATTCAAAGCTATGTTCGTCCCAGTATGTTGACCCATGATGAGCGTCAAGCGGATGCGTATGCGAACGATCCGCTCATCTCGCCACAGATCGCCGTGAATATCTTGTTGGATCTCCACGATACTTCAACACGGCTTGTCGATGATGCAGCTGCAATTTCAACTCCGACGCTGATGTTTGTTTCCGGGCGTGACTATGTGGTTCGCCAAGATGTACAACATCGGTTCTTCGATCGATTGTCATCGACGGAGAAACATATTGAGACGTTGCCGAAGTTCTACCACAGTACGTTCTGGGAAAAAGATCGTGCACCGATCATCCAACGTACCGCAGCATTTCTGAACGAACGCTTTGAATCGACGAATCCGAAGCTGGGTAGCAATGAATTGTCGCAAGGATCGAAGGCGAAATACGCTTCGCTTCAACAGCCGGCATCCCTTGTTCGACGTGTTCTCTTCGCTGCTCAACGGATTGGCTTGACCACCGCTGGACGTTTGAGTCGGGGGGTGAAGATTGGTTGGGAAAGCGGGTTTGATTCCGGGCAATCACTCGATCATGTTTATCGAAATCGAGCGGAAGGCACGACGCCGCTGGGACGATGGGTCGACCGAAACTATCTCAACTCGATTGGCTGGCGGGGTATTCGTGGACGCAAGGTTCACATGGAAGAATTGCTCGACAAAGCGATCGCTCAAGTGGCCGAACGCGAGGGAGAAATCACGATCTTGGACATTGCCGCTGGCCCCGGTCGCTATGTGATCGAGACGATCGGGCGAAACAAGTCGCTGCCCATTCGAGCGATTTTATGCGACCGTGATCGCGGCGGTTTAGAGGAAGGAAAAGCGTTGGCGAAAAGCTTAGGACTCAGCGATCGAATCGAGTTCAAACAAAGTGATGCGTTCGATCCCGAAGCGATCAAACGAGCGGCAGGGGATTCAGTAGTCAATATCGCGATTGTCAGCGGACTGTATGAACTGTTTCCAGAGAATGCACCGATTGAGCAATCGTTGGCGGGGATTGCCAGTGTACTCGCCGACGAAGGATTCCTGCTGTATACGGATCAGCCTTGGCACCCTCAACAGGAAATGATTGCCAGGGTCTTACCGAACCGAGACGGAGATCCATGGGTGATGCGATGCCGCAGCCAATTTGAGATGGACGCACTCGTTCGAGAGGCAGGTTTGGAACGTCAAGAACTGCGAATCGACAAGTGGGGGATCTTTAGTGTCGCGTTAGCGACGCGTACGCAAGTCGGGAATGAATGCGTTAGGTAA
- a CDS encoding phosphatase PAP2/dual specificity phosphatase family protein yields the protein MSRTTKPSSLAQCVSPTRVSPRQAAIVAIFTSVLFFVFYGGAGYFSSLRTDVGTWRYDWERYIPFVPIMIIPYMSIDLFFFAAPFLCHTKSELQRLAWRLSAIVMIAAVCFVIFPLQLAVERPHAEGFFGTIYNGFVSMDRPYNLCPSMHIALRTVLAAHYGKHCRSYLRWAMNFWFFLIGCSTLLLYQHHFIDVVGGFVLAVLVMYAIDGLPWRLPKTDGRRLAMLYASISIALVLPVFWLPKLGWITVWPAVSTGLVASGYAFFGPAVYRRRHGMLTWSARTVLAPVLWGQWLSWKYYSHQSNITDSVGGNVLIGRHATNTEAKLLAASGVTAVVGLCNAFSQPDAFAKLNYLSLPVLDLTAPNEEQIAAAIAFIDEHRRDGQVLVHCKAGYSRSACIVAAWMLHCGHATSVDDAIRKLRIARPPIVIRPEIRLALDHWFATNREY from the coding sequence TTGAGTCGAACCACTAAACCCTCATCGCTCGCTCAGTGTGTATCACCGACACGCGTTTCACCTCGACAAGCCGCCATTGTCGCCATCTTCACTTCGGTTTTGTTTTTTGTCTTTTATGGGGGAGCGGGCTATTTTAGCAGTTTGCGAACCGACGTCGGCACATGGCGATACGACTGGGAACGATACATTCCGTTCGTTCCCATCATGATCATTCCCTACATGTCGATCGACTTGTTCTTCTTTGCGGCGCCGTTTTTGTGTCACACCAAGAGTGAGCTTCAGCGTCTAGCATGGCGGTTGTCTGCAATTGTGATGATTGCCGCGGTTTGTTTTGTAATCTTTCCTTTACAACTTGCCGTGGAAAGACCCCATGCCGAAGGATTCTTTGGAACGATCTACAATGGGTTCGTTTCGATGGATCGTCCTTACAATCTGTGCCCGTCGATGCACATTGCGCTGCGTACCGTTCTGGCGGCTCACTACGGCAAACATTGTCGATCCTATTTGCGTTGGGCAATGAATTTCTGGTTCTTCCTGATTGGCTGCTCAACATTGCTCTTGTATCAACACCATTTCATTGATGTCGTGGGCGGCTTTGTTTTGGCGGTGTTGGTCATGTATGCGATTGACGGTCTACCTTGGCGGCTTCCGAAGACGGACGGACGCCGTTTGGCAATGCTTTACGCCTCTATCAGCATCGCGTTGGTACTCCCGGTGTTTTGGCTTCCTAAACTTGGTTGGATTACGGTTTGGCCAGCGGTTTCCACGGGGTTGGTCGCTAGCGGCTATGCCTTTTTCGGCCCCGCCGTCTACCGTCGCCGTCACGGTATGCTCACTTGGTCCGCTCGCACCGTGCTCGCCCCTGTTTTGTGGGGTCAATGGCTTTCGTGGAAATACTATTCGCATCAATCCAACATCACCGATTCGGTTGGCGGCAATGTTTTGATTGGCCGGCACGCGACGAATACCGAGGCGAAGCTGTTGGCGGCGTCGGGAGTCACGGCGGTCGTCGGTTTGTGCAATGCGTTCAGCCAGCCTGATGCATTCGCGAAATTGAACTACTTGTCGCTCCCTGTGCTCGACCTAACGGCACCGAACGAGGAACAAATAGCTGCGGCGATTGCATTCATTGATGAACATCGCCGAGACGGCCAAGTACTGGTTCATTGTAAAGCCGGATATTCGCGAAGCGCATGCATCGTTGCCGCGTGGATGCTACATTGCGGGCACGCGACATCTGTCGATGATGCGATAAGAAAACTTCGCATCGCTCGGCCTCCGATTGTCATCCGTCCTGAAATCCGACTAGCACTCGATCACTGGTTTGCAACAAATAGGGAATACTGA
- a CDS encoding phosphatidate cytidylyltransferase, with protein sequence MLLSPEVRYTILCVFAALGVASVVSIVAGRVYRDRDFTELRNRIRTWWTIVGLFSFALFWSQAAAILFFAFVSFLALKEFLSMVPTRRADRRVLFYAYMAVIVQYYFAVHAWYGMFITFIPVLMFVWLPTRMLMIGQTDGFLRAAGTLHWALMITVFSLSHAAYLLVFEAGPAPRVDGSYPSELGASYPGAGLLLFLILITELNDIFQYMWGKTLGRHKVAPNISPGKTYEGLLGGVGTTILFASLLGPRLTLMDVSHSLVAGLIIAVAGFAGDLSMSALKRDLKIKDFGATLPGHGGVLDRVDSLVFTAPLFFHFIYYTYG encoded by the coding sequence ATGCTACTGAGTCCAGAAGTCCGCTATACCATTCTATGCGTTTTCGCTGCGTTGGGCGTTGCCAGCGTTGTGTCGATTGTCGCTGGTCGAGTCTACCGGGACCGTGATTTCACCGAACTTCGCAACCGGATCCGTACGTGGTGGACAATCGTCGGCTTGTTTTCCTTCGCATTGTTTTGGTCACAAGCGGCGGCGATCCTTTTTTTTGCATTCGTCAGTTTTTTGGCTCTCAAAGAGTTTTTGTCGATGGTACCGACCCGGCGTGCCGATCGGCGAGTTCTGTTCTATGCCTATATGGCGGTAATAGTGCAGTACTACTTTGCCGTGCATGCGTGGTACGGAATGTTCATCACCTTCATCCCAGTTCTCATGTTCGTTTGGTTACCAACCCGGATGTTAATGATTGGGCAAACGGATGGATTCTTGCGAGCTGCAGGTACGCTCCATTGGGCACTGATGATCACCGTCTTTAGTCTGTCGCATGCGGCTTACCTGCTTGTCTTCGAGGCTGGTCCCGCTCCACGAGTTGATGGTAGTTATCCTTCGGAGTTGGGAGCGAGTTATCCAGGTGCCGGGTTACTGCTATTCCTGATTCTGATAACGGAGCTCAACGACATTTTTCAATACATGTGGGGAAAAACACTTGGCCGTCACAAAGTGGCTCCCAACATCAGCCCAGGAAAAACCTACGAAGGCTTGCTTGGTGGTGTGGGAACGACGATCTTATTTGCCAGTTTGCTGGGCCCACGCTTAACCCTGATGGATGTTAGCCACTCACTTGTCGCGGGGCTGATCATTGCCGTCGCCGGTTTTGCAGGTGACTTGAGCATGTCGGCATTGAAACGCGACTTGAAAATCAAGGATTTCGGTGCCACCTTGCCTGGTCATGGCGGTGTTTTGGATCGCGTGGATTCTCTTGTGTTTACCGCGCCACTTTTCTTCCATTTCATTTACTACACTTATGGTTAG